The Planctomicrobium piriforme genome has a segment encoding these proteins:
- a CDS encoding helix-turn-helix domain-containing protein codes for MSQELEHFSSPAIATKRLNDFLERLLEQGFTQAQIAGSIAIPPQYLSDIKRGERPVTELIARRLGEEFDFNYRWLLGSSSTMELTSPASGTTGVSNLVSLPLFPFPIEGEPRQHPKWKGSSVELAGIAAGKVGLAKSPYVLQFRYNDPKERQKHERQKHERLKHGDLILISQAPNPAAAIHVVRFRQKSFLARASADGSWTRVATGDVLPSDCPATGHCIGVVWSALT; via the coding sequence ATGTCCCAAGAGTTAGAGCATTTCTCATCTCCAGCGATCGCGACCAAGCGGCTTAATGACTTCCTGGAGCGGCTGCTGGAGCAAGGCTTCACGCAAGCTCAGATCGCGGGCAGCATCGCGATTCCGCCGCAGTATCTTTCTGACATCAAACGCGGAGAGCGACCGGTGACCGAGCTGATTGCGCGGCGGCTCGGTGAAGAATTCGACTTCAATTACCGGTGGCTGCTGGGATCCAGTTCGACGATGGAATTGACCTCGCCCGCCTCGGGGACGACGGGAGTGAGCAACTTAGTGTCGCTGCCGCTGTTTCCTTTCCCCATCGAAGGCGAGCCTCGCCAGCATCCCAAATGGAAAGGATCGTCCGTTGAACTGGCGGGCATCGCCGCTGGCAAGGTCGGACTGGCGAAGTCTCCGTATGTTTTGCAATTCAGGTACAATGATCCCAAGGAGCGTCAGAAGCATGAGCGTCAGAAGCATGAGCGTCTGAAGCATGGGGATCTGATCTTGATTTCGCAGGCGCCTAATCCCGCTGCTGCGATCCATGTGGTCCGGTTTCGCCAGAAGTCGTTCCTGGCGCGCGCCAGCGCTGACGGCAGTTGGACTCGAGTCGCCACTGGCGATGTCCTTCCCAGCGATTGTCCGGCGACAGGCCACTGCATCGGCGTTGTCTGGTCGGCACTGACTTAG
- a CDS encoding DUF1559 domain-containing protein, which yields MRIRRLAFTLIELLVVIAIIAILIALLLPAVQQARESARRSQCKNNLKQLGLAFHNYHDALNVFPPAYIDNNGSFATSPVGSVDNNNTLGWGTLLLPYLDQAGLYNIIGTQTGDFSRTWMDKNNDGNNIDAIDAAKTIVPAFVCPSDPMGGLNTKVSNFGKSNYLVSGATQATANNGMFFINSRREFRDILDGTSNTLFVTERSTIAQPATSTNCGGSPCGYTGGIWIGPRAQTAGNTWTPGCVLYDVQNAGGDDGYLINGGNWNWVGGWIASSAHTGGIQVLMGDGAVRFLNENLDRLTYRKLVTPNGGEILGEF from the coding sequence ATGCGCATTCGCCGCTTGGCCTTTACCCTGATCGAATTGTTGGTGGTCATTGCGATCATCGCCATTCTCATTGCCTTGCTGCTCCCAGCGGTGCAACAGGCCAGGGAATCGGCCCGTCGCAGCCAGTGCAAAAACAACCTCAAGCAACTGGGCCTGGCATTCCACAACTATCACGATGCGCTGAACGTCTTTCCGCCCGCCTATATCGACAACAACGGCAGTTTTGCCACCAGCCCTGTCGGTTCCGTGGACAACAACAACACGCTGGGGTGGGGAACACTGTTGCTTCCCTATCTCGATCAGGCAGGCTTGTACAACATCATCGGCACCCAGACCGGCGATTTCTCCCGCACCTGGATGGATAAAAACAACGACGGCAACAACATCGACGCCATCGACGCCGCGAAAACCATCGTGCCGGCGTTTGTGTGTCCTTCCGATCCCATGGGCGGCCTCAATACCAAAGTGAGCAATTTTGGGAAGTCGAACTACCTCGTCAGCGGAGCGACGCAGGCCACCGCCAACAATGGGATGTTCTTCATCAATTCTCGTCGAGAGTTCCGCGATATTCTCGACGGGACCAGCAACACGCTGTTTGTGACAGAACGGTCCACCATCGCTCAGCCGGCCACCTCGACGAACTGCGGCGGCAGCCCGTGCGGGTATACTGGGGGCATTTGGATCGGTCCCCGCGCCCAGACGGCAGGCAATACCTGGACCCCCGGCTGCGTGCTCTACGACGTGCAGAACGCTGGCGGTGACGACGGCTACCTGATCAATGGCGGAAACTGGAACTGGGTCGGCGGCTGGATTGCCTCGAGCGCCCACACTGGCGGCATTCAGGTGTTGATGGGAGACGGCGCGGTGCGGTTCCTGAACGAGAACCTCGACCGCCTCACCTATCGCAAGCTGGTCACTCCCAACGGGGGAGAAATCCTCGGCGAGTTCTAG
- a CDS encoding helix-turn-helix transcriptional regulator produces MLQSVASISDRSTSVDERRSELLATLVKLIAADIGYWSWGNGVPGRDGVVAVAMIDYGFSADQKANLISYALNEEYMSDWQQRCMQHFEGGTRATLCRRDLYSDREWKSAPFRQVSSSLGMDSWILSIRYHNAHAWSNLNFYRVHGALEFGARECALLDVTMASIPWLHPHTQEILPKNIFAGLSPRKRSVLLLLLDGQSRKQVAHSLGLREATVSDYIKTIYRHFDVHSQSELAAKFLRRG; encoded by the coding sequence TTGCTTCAATCCGTCGCGAGCATCAGCGATCGCAGTACCAGCGTTGATGAAAGACGCAGCGAGTTGCTTGCAACTCTTGTGAAGTTGATCGCCGCCGACATCGGTTACTGGTCGTGGGGCAATGGCGTGCCAGGTCGCGACGGCGTGGTCGCAGTCGCGATGATCGACTACGGCTTTTCTGCCGACCAAAAGGCCAATCTCATCTCGTATGCGTTAAACGAGGAGTACATGAGCGATTGGCAGCAGCGGTGCATGCAGCACTTTGAAGGCGGCACACGTGCGACTTTGTGTCGACGCGATCTGTACAGCGACCGGGAATGGAAGTCTGCCCCGTTCCGTCAGGTGTCGTCGAGCCTGGGCATGGATTCCTGGATCCTATCAATCCGGTATCACAACGCTCATGCATGGAGCAATCTCAACTTCTATCGCGTTCATGGCGCGCTGGAATTTGGAGCGCGCGAATGTGCACTTCTTGACGTGACGATGGCGTCGATTCCCTGGCTCCATCCCCATACTCAGGAGATCCTCCCTAAGAATATTTTTGCTGGCTTGTCCCCGCGCAAACGTTCCGTCCTTTTGCTGCTTTTGGACGGTCAGTCCCGCAAACAAGTGGCGCATTCTCTCGGATTGCGGGAGGCCACGGTCAGCGATTACATCAAGACAATTTATCGTCATTTCGATGTTCATTCTCAGAGTGAGCTGGCCGCAAAGTTTCTCAGGAGAGGGTGA